A genomic stretch from Sphingorhabdus pulchriflava includes:
- the flgK gene encoding flagellar hook-associated protein FlgK yields MSDLLNIGASGLRAYSRALATVGDNIANAQTPGYARRTIELREAPAAGDIVLSRNSIRPGGVEAAGVRRSVDPWLIEDARTASGEADRSSARLGAIDATERALDDGIGGIGQSLTRIFTTADQLAADPANTTLRAQFLQSVDDSAAAFRRTASALSSAANGVAQSASGSVDALNTDLAALEKVNLGLRRARAGSTNEATLLDERDRLLDRISSALPVTTSFDARGAVTLTTSDGGIPLVANGTVATFSVSVMSNGQLAYAVTPGGALAPTNGSLAGLAQGAAHIAMQRSKLDALAMQLASELNGWHQAGLDANGNPGAALLSGTSAATLSVLALASDAVAAADAGSSNGNALQLANLRGASGVEAGWAALVALQAQQAASARAQDAAASSRRDGAFAARDMVGEVDLDREAAELLRFQQAYEAAARTVQVARETMQSILNIF; encoded by the coding sequence ATGAGCGACCTCCTCAACATCGGCGCATCGGGGCTGCGCGCATATTCGCGCGCCTTGGCCACCGTCGGCGACAATATTGCGAACGCCCAGACCCCCGGCTACGCGCGTCGAACCATCGAACTGCGCGAAGCTCCGGCAGCCGGCGACATTGTCCTTTCACGCAACAGCATTCGCCCTGGCGGCGTCGAGGCAGCAGGCGTCCGTCGCTCGGTCGACCCATGGCTGATCGAGGATGCCCGCACGGCATCGGGTGAAGCCGATCGCAGCAGTGCGCGGCTGGGCGCAATCGATGCTACTGAAAGGGCGCTCGACGACGGAATCGGTGGAATTGGTCAAAGCCTGACCCGCATCTTTACGACCGCCGACCAGCTCGCAGCTGACCCGGCCAATACCACATTGCGCGCGCAATTCCTGCAGTCAGTGGACGATAGCGCCGCGGCATTCCGTCGCACAGCCAGCGCGCTATCCAGCGCGGCCAATGGCGTCGCGCAATCGGCAAGTGGCTCTGTCGATGCGCTCAACACCGATCTGGCCGCGCTCGAAAAAGTCAATCTCGGCCTTCGTCGTGCCCGTGCGGGTTCAACAAATGAAGCGACGTTGCTCGATGAACGCGACCGGTTGCTCGACCGGATTTCGTCGGCACTACCGGTTACCACCAGTTTCGATGCGCGCGGAGCGGTGACGCTCACTACGAGCGATGGCGGCATTCCGTTGGTCGCTAACGGGACAGTGGCGACATTTTCGGTTTCGGTCATGAGCAACGGCCAACTGGCTTATGCGGTGACGCCTGGCGGAGCGCTGGCACCAACCAACGGCAGTCTTGCCGGATTGGCCCAAGGTGCGGCGCATATCGCTATGCAACGTTCGAAACTCGACGCCTTGGCCATGCAGCTGGCGAGCGAACTCAATGGCTGGCACCAGGCAGGCCTAGATGCCAACGGCAATCCGGGCGCTGCCCTCCTTTCCGGAACTTCGGCAGCAACGCTTTCGGTCCTCGCGCTGGCATCTGATGCTGTTGCTGCGGCCGATGCCGGTTCCAGCAATGGCAACGCGCTCCAGCTTGCCAATCTTCGCGGGGCTTCGGGAGTAGAGGCTGGCTGGGCTGCCTTGGTCGCCCTGCAGGCGCAACAAGCCGCCAGTGCGCGCGCGCAGGATGCCGCTGCTTCATCGCGCCGGGATGGGGCCTTTGCCGCGCGCGATATGGTCGGCGAAGTTGATCTCGATCGCGAAGCCGCCGAACTCCTCCGTTTCCAGCAAGCCTATGAGGCTGCCGCACGCACCGTGCAGGTAGCGCGCGAGACGATGCAATCCATTCTCAACATATTCTGA
- a CDS encoding rod-binding protein, whose translation MIQPVSSSHPPSAAPVNPELRKAAIAFEAVMLRQLIGEMRKGALADDIYGSSANSTYRELADARTADALAQRGAIGIAAMIERQLQGEAK comes from the coding sequence ATGATTCAGCCTGTTTCATCGAGCCATCCCCCCAGCGCAGCTCCGGTCAATCCGGAGTTGCGTAAAGCCGCTATTGCGTTTGAAGCTGTCATGCTCCGCCAGCTGATCGGTGAAATGCGCAAAGGTGCATTGGCCGATGACATTTATGGTTCATCGGCAAATTCGACCTATCGCGAACTCGCCGATGCCCGGACGGCGGACGCCCTCGCACAACGCGGGGCTATCGGCATCGCCGCGATGATTGAGCGGCAGTTACAAGGTGAGGCCAAATGA
- a CDS encoding flagellar basal body P-ring protein FlgI, with protein MERLFCLFAAMAALFSAPVNAERVKDLGQFQGLRANQLTGYGIVVGLAGTGDDSLIYATQGVQGAVSRFGLTIPTGVNPSLKNAAAVLVTAELPPFAKPGQRLDITVSAMGKAKSLRGGTLVMAPLYGADGRIYAMAQGNLVVGGLGVDAADGSKLSINIPSAGRIEGGATVERSIDTGFTAGEHLLFNLHQFDATNAGRIADAIDKTFGSGTATVLDGATVQIRAAQGGNARTRMIALIEGLNIDAAQPRARVIVNARTGTVVINGAVRVGAAAVTHGKLTLKVDEAPTIVQPAPFSRGETAVEQASDIKVEETANPAFLIKGGANLSEIVAAINRIGVPPGDLVAILEALDQAGALTAELVII; from the coding sequence ATGGAGCGACTGTTTTGCCTGTTCGCCGCCATGGCCGCACTATTTTCCGCGCCGGTGAATGCTGAGCGGGTGAAAGACCTCGGCCAATTCCAGGGGCTGCGCGCGAACCAGCTGACGGGCTATGGCATTGTCGTCGGCCTTGCGGGCACCGGCGACGATAGCCTGATCTACGCAACGCAGGGCGTGCAGGGTGCTGTCTCGCGCTTTGGCCTGACGATCCCGACGGGGGTGAACCCCAGCCTGAAAAACGCCGCCGCTGTTTTGGTAACGGCCGAACTGCCGCCATTTGCCAAGCCGGGCCAGCGGCTCGACATCACCGTTTCCGCCATGGGCAAAGCGAAATCCTTACGCGGCGGCACGCTGGTGATGGCGCCGCTTTATGGGGCCGACGGCCGTATCTACGCGATGGCGCAGGGCAATCTGGTCGTCGGCGGCCTCGGTGTTGACGCCGCAGATGGCTCAAAACTATCGATCAACATTCCCTCAGCCGGACGCATTGAGGGTGGAGCGACAGTTGAGCGTTCGATCGACACCGGCTTTACCGCGGGTGAGCATCTGCTGTTCAACCTGCACCAGTTTGATGCAACCAATGCCGGCCGGATTGCAGATGCCATCGACAAGACCTTTGGTTCCGGAACGGCCACGGTGCTGGACGGGGCCACGGTTCAGATTCGCGCGGCACAGGGCGGCAACGCCCGCACCCGGATGATTGCTTTGATCGAAGGCCTTAACATCGATGCCGCGCAACCCCGCGCGCGCGTAATCGTAAACGCCCGCACCGGCACCGTCGTCATCAACGGCGCGGTTCGCGTGGGTGCCGCAGCAGTGACCCATGGGAAACTGACACTGAAAGTGGATGAAGCCCCGACCATTGTTCAACCCGCTCCGTTCAGCCGCGGCGAAACCGCCGTCGAGCAAGCGAGCGACATCAAGGTTGAGGAGACCGCCAATCCCGCCTTCCTGATCAAAGGCGGCGCAAACCTCTCCGAAATTGTGGCCGCGATCAACCGCATCGGCGTGCCGCCGGGCGATCTGGTCGCTATTCTTGAAGCGCTCGACCAGGCGGGCGCGCTGACAGCAGAATTGGTAATCATATGA
- a CDS encoding flagellar basal body L-ring protein FlgH: protein MLRRISKLAAIIALAMCSPAVAKDKVPVDAFAATAPAPRPDPVSNGAIFQGDGYTPLTSGNRAGAIGDIVTIQLIERISANKGNSASTGRNGSVGLTPPVTGPLGLFSPTDINMGGDQSFKGKGEAAQTSALNGEISVTITAVYPNGTMLVRGEKTLTLNRGDDRVQFSGLIRSADISADNRILSSRVADAQIRYTGKGEIARASKQGWLQRFFSKISPF, encoded by the coding sequence ATGCTTCGCAGAATCTCTAAGCTGGCTGCCATTATCGCGCTGGCCATGTGCTCCCCGGCGGTCGCCAAGGACAAGGTCCCCGTAGATGCTTTTGCGGCAACGGCTCCGGCACCTCGGCCGGACCCTGTGTCCAACGGCGCAATCTTCCAAGGTGATGGCTATACGCCGCTGACGTCTGGAAATAGGGCCGGTGCGATTGGCGATATTGTGACCATCCAGCTTATCGAGCGTATCTCGGCAAATAAGGGCAACAGCGCCAGTACAGGGCGCAATGGCTCGGTCGGGCTAACCCCACCTGTCACCGGTCCACTCGGCCTCTTTTCTCCCACCGATATAAATATGGGCGGCGATCAGTCGTTCAAAGGAAAGGGTGAAGCAGCCCAGACCAGCGCTTTGAACGGAGAGATCAGTGTGACGATCACCGCCGTCTATCCCAACGGAACCATGCTCGTTCGGGGCGAGAAGACGCTGACGCTCAATCGCGGCGATGATCGCGTGCAGTTTTCAGGACTCATTCGCTCTGCCGATATCTCCGCAGATAACCGAATTCTTTCGAGCCGGGTCGCCGATGCGCAAATCCGCTACACCGGCAAGGGCGAGATCGCCCGCGCTAGTAAGCAAGGTTGGCTGCAGCGCTTCTTCTCCAAGATAAGTCCGTTCTGA
- the flgG gene encoding flagellar basal-body rod protein FlgG, translated as MGIGALHVARTGLDAQNFRMQVIANNLANVNTTGFKRDRANFETLAYQAMLTPGAPSSSQNLYAVGFNLGTGVQMTGTARIDLPGTVSTTGNGLDVAIEGAGFFQVEMPDGRIGYTRAGNFSLSAEGTIVTPDGMPIQPQIQIPDGASAIAIAADGTVSAAVPGQAEAVALGQIETARFVNPSGLQAIGNNLLVETAASGAPQVGAAGIEGRGTLRSGALESSNVNVVEELVDMIETQRAYEVNSKMIQAADEMMRNASQNL; from the coding sequence ATGGGTATCGGCGCTCTACATGTCGCCCGTACGGGGCTCGACGCGCAGAATTTCCGCATGCAGGTGATCGCGAATAACCTCGCCAACGTGAACACCACGGGGTTCAAACGTGACCGGGCGAATTTCGAGACGCTGGCCTATCAGGCGATGCTGACTCCGGGCGCGCCCTCCTCGTCGCAGAATCTCTATGCGGTCGGTTTCAACCTTGGCACCGGAGTACAGATGACCGGCACGGCACGAATAGACCTGCCGGGAACCGTATCGACCACAGGCAATGGCCTCGACGTCGCCATCGAGGGCGCTGGATTTTTTCAGGTCGAAATGCCCGATGGCCGCATTGGCTATACCAGAGCCGGCAATTTCAGCCTGTCGGCGGAAGGCACAATTGTTACACCGGACGGCATGCCCATCCAGCCGCAAATCCAGATACCCGATGGCGCGAGCGCGATAGCCATCGCCGCCGACGGTACCGTTTCCGCCGCTGTTCCGGGGCAGGCCGAGGCAGTGGCGCTGGGCCAGATCGAAACCGCGCGCTTCGTCAATCCTTCGGGGTTGCAGGCCATCGGTAACAATCTGCTGGTCGAAACTGCCGCTTCGGGTGCGCCGCAGGTTGGCGCCGCTGGTATTGAAGGCCGCGGCACGCTGCGCAGCGGCGCGCTCGAAAGCTCAAACGTGAATGTTGTCGAGGAACTGGTCGACATGATCGAAACCCAGCGCGCCTATGAGGTCAATTCGAAGATGATCCAGGCGGCAGACGAAATGATGCGCAATGCTTCGCAGAATCTCTAA
- a CDS encoding flagellar basal body rod protein FlgF encodes MDRLIYTSLTALRGAQARQTATANNLANVSTPGFRAELAEAQALWLRGPQVDGRAVTSEEVIGADMRAGTVISTGRDLDIAIEGNALLGVQTPNGEEAYTKRGDLQLAESGLLTTGDGHPVLGTQGPVILPPADSLRIDREGRVWIVPQGGDPQLPQEVAKLKLASPVGSPVLKGLDGLFRVPDGGILPEDLEARVKSGALEGSNVNATLALTEMIEASRSWDVQLKMIGDARDLDAATAELMQLPQ; translated from the coding sequence ATGGACCGCCTGATCTACACAAGCCTTACAGCCCTTCGAGGCGCACAGGCGCGGCAGACAGCGACGGCGAACAACCTCGCCAATGTCTCGACGCCCGGCTTTCGTGCCGAATTGGCGGAGGCGCAGGCGCTATGGCTGCGCGGGCCGCAAGTCGATGGCCGGGCGGTCACCAGCGAAGAAGTGATCGGCGCCGATATGCGCGCCGGGACAGTGATTTCCACTGGACGCGATCTCGATATTGCCATCGAAGGCAATGCGCTGCTCGGCGTACAGACCCCTAATGGTGAGGAAGCCTATACCAAGCGCGGTGATCTCCAACTTGCCGAAAGCGGGCTGTTGACCACAGGCGATGGACATCCGGTGCTCGGCACGCAAGGCCCAGTGATATTACCGCCTGCCGACAGCTTGCGCATTGATCGCGAAGGCCGGGTGTGGATTGTGCCGCAAGGCGGCGATCCACAATTGCCACAGGAGGTTGCCAAACTGAAATTGGCCAGCCCGGTTGGCTCACCCGTGTTGAAGGGCCTCGACGGCCTGTTCCGCGTTCCCGATGGCGGCATACTGCCTGAAGACCTCGAGGCTCGCGTCAAAAGCGGCGCGCTCGAAGGCTCCAATGTCAACGCCACGCTGGCGCTCACCGAAATGATCGAGGCGAGCCGCAGTTGGGACGTGCAACTCAAGATGATCGGCGATGCCCGCGACCTCGACGCCGCGACCGCAGAGCTGATGCAGCTTCCGCAATAA
- a CDS encoding flagellar hook-basal body complex protein, protein MSFYTSLSGLKGAQTDLSVISNNLANVGSTGFKKSRAQFGDLFASAPTQTTKMVAGQGTRLNAVVQQFTQGTLEGTDKTLDLAIAGEGFFVSRGDPPRATVTYTRNGAFQVNANRQVVDTIGSTLQLLPVDASGNVTGNTLADAFDFVLPANAPGSPTVALANVSIGIDGLVTATYADGSDEVLGKVAMASFTAQEGLRPVGDAHWQSTGDSGPPAIDAATNGPLGTIRSGALERANVDVTEELVALISAQRNFQANAKAIETASNMTQAIVSIR, encoded by the coding sequence ATGTCCTTTTATACGTCACTATCCGGCCTGAAAGGCGCACAAACCGACTTGTCGGTGATATCCAATAACCTCGCCAATGTCGGCTCAACTGGTTTCAAGAAAAGCCGCGCACAATTTGGCGACCTGTTCGCCAGTGCACCTACGCAAACCACGAAGATGGTTGCCGGGCAAGGGACGCGATTGAACGCGGTTGTCCAGCAGTTTACCCAGGGTACACTCGAAGGAACCGACAAGACGCTCGACCTTGCCATTGCGGGGGAAGGCTTTTTCGTCAGTCGCGGCGATCCCCCAAGGGCCACTGTGACCTATACCCGCAATGGCGCCTTTCAGGTGAATGCCAACCGGCAGGTGGTCGATACCATCGGCTCGACGCTTCAGCTGCTGCCTGTTGACGCGAGCGGCAATGTCACCGGCAACACATTGGCGGACGCATTTGATTTCGTTCTGCCCGCCAATGCTCCGGGTAGTCCAACGGTTGCACTAGCCAATGTCTCGATCGGGATCGACGGGCTGGTAACGGCGACTTATGCCGACGGCTCTGACGAAGTGCTCGGCAAGGTCGCGATGGCAAGCTTCACCGCACAGGAAGGCCTGCGGCCGGTAGGCGACGCACATTGGCAATCGACCGGCGACAGCGGCCCGCCCGCAATCGACGCCGCCACCAACGGCCCTCTCGGTACCATCCGCTCGGGCGCGCTGGAACGGGCCAATGTCGATGTGACCGAAGAACTGGTCGCGCTGATTTCCGCGCAACGCAATTTCCAGGCCAATGCCAAGGCGATCGAAACCGCGTCGAACATGACGCAGGCGATTGTCAGCATCCGATAA
- a CDS encoding flagellar hook assembly protein FlgD: MTMTAIQPTNARNMPVMPKGTAEKKLGQSDFLQLMTTQLKHQDPFDPVDNQAMVAQMAQFSSVAGISEMSTSLKSIADQIKVQTQLLTDIRAETLPAS; the protein is encoded by the coding sequence ATGACGATGACCGCAATCCAGCCAACCAATGCCCGCAACATGCCGGTAATGCCCAAGGGCACTGCCGAAAAGAAACTTGGGCAGAGTGATTTCCTGCAACTGATGACAACCCAACTCAAACACCAGGACCCGTTTGATCCCGTCGATAACCAGGCAATGGTCGCGCAAATGGCGCAATTTTCAAGCGTTGCTGGAATTTCCGAGATGAGCACTTCGCTCAAATCAATCGCCGATCAGATCAAGGTGCAGACCCAATTGCTCACCGACATTCGCGCAGAGACGCTGCCCGCATCCTGA
- the flgC gene encoding flagellar basal body rod protein FlgC, protein MSMANSLSLFDISGRAMAAQLVRLNTTASNLANAGSVSGSEAGAYRAMKPVFRTIMGEAGTATVAVDQVTQANSTPTKRHDPSHPLADKDGNVWEAAVDSATELVEMVETARQYQNNVQVLSTAKGLISETLRLGQ, encoded by the coding sequence ATGAGCATGGCCAATTCTCTCTCCCTTTTCGACATCAGTGGCCGCGCCATGGCGGCGCAATTGGTACGGCTGAACACCACCGCCTCAAATCTTGCCAATGCCGGATCGGTATCCGGCAGCGAAGCCGGCGCCTATCGCGCGATGAAGCCTGTGTTCCGTACGATCATGGGCGAGGCCGGCACCGCAACCGTTGCCGTGGACCAAGTGACGCAAGCAAACTCTACACCTACCAAACGCCACGACCCCTCGCATCCCCTCGCCGACAAAGACGGCAATGTCTGGGAAGCAGCGGTCGATAGTGCGACCGAGCTCGTCGAGATGGTCGAGACCGCGCGCCAGTATCAAAACAATGTGCAGGTGCTTTCGACCGCAAAGGGCCTGATTTCCGAAACCCTCAGACTGGGACAATGA
- the flgB gene encoding flagellar basal body rod protein FlgB, producing MSDNLFGIHAKTLQVRALRMDVLASNIANAATPNYKARDIDFSKALALAERGQSAESAISYRVPLQPSLDGNTVEMVTEQTAFAENALAYRSSLAFLNGRIGTLSRALKGE from the coding sequence ATGTCTGACAATTTGTTCGGGATACATGCAAAGACGCTACAGGTGCGGGCGCTGCGTATGGATGTACTCGCTTCCAACATCGCCAATGCCGCAACGCCCAATTACAAGGCGCGGGATATTGATTTTTCAAAGGCGCTGGCGCTGGCCGAACGAGGCCAATCGGCAGAAAGCGCGATCTCCTATCGCGTTCCGCTCCAGCCATCCCTCGATGGCAACACCGTGGAAATGGTGACCGAGCAGACCGCTTTCGCAGAGAACGCCCTCGCCTATCGATCGAGCCTCGCTTTTCTCAACGGTCGCATCGGCACATTGTCGCGTGCACTGAAAGGCGAATGA
- a CDS encoding flagella basal body P-ring formation protein FlgA has protein sequence MLVHFALLGLSATPATTENLDQLEQRIEIETGAKPVAIDRRLKLSSCPRPPHLSNETSSSLLVQCDEVGWKLRVLLRNMSPLVGKQTLATPAVRKGETVVLEVVGQGFAIRREAIVLEDALAGASVRIRLQNGGPILVATATDSGKVTLIP, from the coding sequence ATGCTTGTTCATTTTGCCTTGCTGGGCCTGAGCGCGACGCCAGCGACGACCGAAAATCTGGACCAGCTGGAGCAGCGTATTGAAATCGAAACAGGTGCAAAACCTGTCGCTATCGACCGTCGGCTTAAGCTTTCCAGCTGTCCGCGCCCGCCGCATTTGAGCAATGAAACCTCTTCATCCCTGCTTGTTCAGTGCGACGAGGTCGGATGGAAACTGCGTGTGTTGCTACGAAATATGTCGCCGCTGGTGGGTAAACAAACGCTTGCCACGCCTGCAGTCAGAAAGGGCGAGACCGTGGTGCTGGAGGTTGTGGGTCAAGGCTTTGCGATCCGGCGCGAAGCGATTGTACTGGAGGATGCGCTAGCAGGTGCGTCGGTGCGCATCCGGCTGCAAAATGGTGGTCCGATTTTGGTCGCCACGGCAACCGACTCCGGCAAGGTCACACTCATCCCCTAA
- the flgM gene encoding flagellar biosynthesis anti-sigma factor FlgM, which produces MVGPVTFRPQAIPVERKTPPDGASRPVSQQVSAGQKLSPQLSTSRLADLARDLAEAGPPVDHARIARLRQAIAQGSYEVDAGRIADALLRQLTV; this is translated from the coding sequence ATGGTTGGTCCGGTCACATTTCGCCCTCAAGCGATTCCCGTCGAACGAAAGACGCCGCCTGATGGTGCAAGTCGTCCTGTTAGCCAGCAGGTGTCGGCTGGCCAAAAGCTCTCGCCACAGTTGTCCACTTCGCGCCTAGCCGATTTGGCAAGGGATTTGGCAGAGGCGGGTCCGCCTGTGGATCACGCTCGCATAGCCCGATTGCGGCAGGCAATTGCTCAAGGCAGTTATGAGGTTGATGCCGGACGGATTGCCGATGCTTTGCTGCGGCAACTGACTGTCTGA
- a CDS encoding lytic transglycosylase domain-containing protein yields the protein MPTKISQPTAPVPIQRAIAVAAQRTGTDFGYLFDQARIESGFRPQARATTSSAAGLYQFTRQTWLAILKQHGAEHGFGWAADSIEKTPGSRYRVTDPVQREQILQLRFDPDAAALMAGELAGDNAVHLADVLGHAPESVDLYLAHFLGAHGARKFLTAWQTDPQQAAAPLLPEAARANPAIFYAPDGTPRSVDAIRARFASKFGGLSDLAVTATSARDVRQSASVSANQLGLRSIRPMPHRLSLAFAQDAYRSLQSREGGAL from the coding sequence ATGCCCACGAAAATTAGCCAACCGACCGCACCGGTACCAATACAGCGCGCTATCGCTGTTGCGGCGCAGCGTACAGGCACCGACTTTGGTTATCTTTTCGATCAGGCGCGCATTGAAAGCGGCTTTCGTCCGCAAGCGCGAGCGACCACGTCGAGCGCAGCGGGGCTTTATCAGTTCACCCGGCAAACCTGGCTCGCAATACTTAAACAGCATGGTGCCGAACATGGTTTTGGCTGGGCTGCGGATTCGATCGAGAAAACTCCGGGCAGTCGCTATCGGGTCACCGATCCGGTGCAGCGCGAACAAATTCTCCAGCTGCGCTTTGATCCAGATGCTGCAGCGCTGATGGCGGGCGAGTTGGCGGGTGACAATGCGGTGCATTTGGCCGATGTGTTGGGCCACGCGCCCGAATCGGTCGACCTGTATCTGGCGCATTTTCTGGGGGCTCATGGAGCCCGCAAGTTTCTGACGGCTTGGCAAACTGATCCGCAGCAGGCGGCGGCACCGCTATTGCCCGAAGCAGCGCGGGCCAATCCAGCGATTTTTTATGCACCTGACGGCACCCCGCGCAGCGTCGACGCAATCCGGGCTCGCTTTGCCAGCAAATTTGGCGGGCTATCGGACTTGGCGGTCACCGCAACATCAGCACGTGATGTACGCCAGTCCGCCTCTGTTTCAGCAAACCAGCTAGGGCTGCGATCAATCCGGCCGATGCCGCACCGTTTATCGCTGGCATTTGCACAAGATGCGTATCGGAGCTTGCAATCGCGCGAAGGTGGCGCGCTGTGA